One Nocardioides aromaticivorans genomic window carries:
- the ku gene encoding non-homologous end joining protein Ku encodes MRAIWKGAVSFGLVSVPVKLYSATESHDVSFRQVHAKDGGRIKYQRVCSIDGEEVPYSDIAKGFETEDGEMVILTDDDMANLPTTSSREIAVEKFVPVDQIDPMLFEKSYYLEPEGTGAKPYALLRQALLDSKRMAVVTVALRQRTTTAVLRVRETEAGEVIVLQTMMWPDEIRQPDFKVETGEVKDAEVKMAQMLIETLSGDFDPSEFEDDYADAVNAVVKAKIEGGEVQRTETSAKTGGEVVDLLAALQRSVEAAKTSRGESEPAPAKKAAAKKAPAKKAAAKKTAAKKTPAKKAATKKAATKRAS; translated from the coding sequence ATGCGTGCGATCTGGAAGGGTGCCGTCTCGTTCGGCCTGGTCAGCGTGCCGGTCAAGCTCTACAGCGCGACCGAGAGCCACGACGTCTCGTTCCGGCAGGTCCACGCCAAGGACGGTGGCCGGATCAAGTACCAGCGGGTGTGCTCGATCGACGGCGAGGAGGTGCCGTACTCCGACATCGCCAAGGGCTTCGAGACCGAGGACGGCGAGATGGTCATCCTCACCGACGACGACATGGCCAACCTGCCGACGACCTCCTCGCGCGAGATCGCCGTGGAGAAGTTCGTCCCGGTCGACCAGATCGACCCGATGCTCTTCGAGAAGAGCTACTACCTCGAGCCCGAGGGCACCGGCGCCAAGCCCTACGCCCTGCTCCGCCAGGCGCTGCTCGACTCGAAGCGGATGGCGGTCGTGACCGTGGCCCTGCGCCAGCGGACGACCACCGCGGTGCTGCGGGTCCGCGAGACCGAGGCCGGCGAGGTGATCGTCCTGCAGACCATGATGTGGCCCGACGAGATCCGCCAGCCCGACTTCAAGGTCGAGACGGGCGAGGTCAAGGACGCCGAGGTCAAGATGGCGCAGATGCTCATCGAGACCCTGTCCGGTGACTTCGATCCGTCGGAGTTCGAGGACGACTACGCCGATGCCGTCAACGCGGTGGTCAAGGCGAAGATCGAGGGCGGCGAGGTCCAGCGCACCGAGACGTCGGCCAAGACGGGCGGCGAGGTGGTCGACCTGCTGGCCGCGCTGCAGCGCTCCGTGGAGGCGGCCAAGACTAGCCGTGGCGAGAGCGAGCCCGCGCCCGCGAAGAAGGCGGCCGCGAAGAAGGCCCCGGCGAAGAAGGCGGCTGCCAAGAAGACCGCGGCGAAGAAGACTCCTGCCAAGAAGGCCGCGACCAAGAAGGCCGCGACCAAGAGGGCCAGCTGA
- the lhgO gene encoding L-2-hydroxyglutarate oxidase — MEQTIGIVGGGIVGLAVGREVTLRRPGTRVVVLEKEDRVGAHQTGHNSGVVHAGIYYRPGSLKATLCTRGRLLLRDYCAEHALPYDECGKVVVAVDRAEMGRFDALERTARENGVPGLRRLDGTALAEVEPHAVGLAALHSPRTAITDYVAVAERLAADIVAAGGEVHLSTPATAISRTGGRVRVTTPGPSYDVDRLVLCGGLQSDRLGRLAGGAADPRIVPFRGEYLAVRPEKRDLVRGMVYPVPDPRYPFLGVHFTRRVGGGLEVGPNAVLSPHRDAYRRRSVSAADLASTATWPGFWRMARQHWRTGVTEVRGSLSVRSYLRGAQRYVPGIGPDDVVRAGFGIRAQAVERDGTLVDDFRIDVLGGVLCLRNAPSPAATSSLAIAEHVADALGWA; from the coding sequence GTGGAGCAGACCATCGGCATCGTCGGCGGCGGGATCGTGGGCCTCGCCGTCGGGCGGGAGGTCACGCTGCGCCGTCCGGGCACGCGGGTGGTGGTCCTCGAGAAGGAGGACCGGGTCGGCGCGCACCAGACCGGCCACAACTCCGGCGTCGTCCACGCGGGCATCTACTACCGGCCGGGCAGCCTCAAGGCCACGCTCTGCACGCGCGGCCGGCTGCTGCTGCGCGACTACTGCGCCGAGCACGCGCTGCCGTACGACGAGTGCGGCAAGGTCGTCGTCGCGGTCGACCGGGCCGAGATGGGGCGCTTCGACGCGCTCGAGCGGACGGCCCGGGAGAACGGGGTCCCCGGCCTGCGCCGGCTCGACGGCACCGCCCTGGCCGAGGTCGAGCCGCACGCCGTCGGGCTGGCCGCCCTGCACTCGCCGCGCACCGCGATCACCGACTACGTCGCCGTCGCCGAGCGGCTCGCCGCCGACATCGTCGCCGCCGGCGGGGAGGTGCACCTCTCGACGCCGGCCACGGCGATCTCCCGGACGGGCGGTCGCGTGCGGGTCACGACCCCCGGACCGTCGTACGACGTCGACCGGCTCGTGCTCTGTGGCGGGCTCCAGTCCGACCGGCTGGGCCGGCTGGCAGGCGGCGCCGCGGACCCGCGCATCGTGCCCTTCCGCGGGGAGTACCTCGCCGTGCGACCCGAGAAGCGGGACCTCGTGCGCGGCATGGTCTATCCCGTCCCCGACCCGCGCTACCCGTTCCTCGGCGTGCACTTCACCCGCCGGGTCGGCGGCGGGCTCGAGGTGGGGCCCAACGCGGTGCTCTCGCCCCACCGCGACGCCTACCGGCGCCGGTCGGTCAGCGCCGCCGACCTCGCCAGCACGGCGACCTGGCCGGGCTTCTGGCGGATGGCACGCCAGCACTGGCGTACCGGTGTCACCGAAGTGCGGGGCTCGCTGTCGGTCCGCTCCTACCTCAGGGGCGCGCAGCGCTACGTCCCCGGGATCGGCCCGGACGACGTGGTCCGCGCCGGCTTCGGCATCCGGGCCCAGGCCGTCGAGCGCGACGGCACGCTCGTCGACGACTTCCGGATCGACGTCCTCGGCGGCGTGCTGTGCCTCCGCAACGCCCCCTCGCCGGCCGCCACGTCGAGCCTCGCCATCGCGGAGCACGTCGCCGACGCGCTCGGTTGGGCATGA
- the ligD gene encoding non-homologous end-joining DNA ligase, whose translation MPDLLPMLASPGTHVPPGEDWRHEVKWDGVRALTRVSGGVVTMTSRNANRITAAWPELATAPAVGDDTVVDGEIIALNERGVPDFRVLADRMHVRKPATVARLAERVPATYMVFDLLRLDGEDLCALPLEERRARLARLDLARSGWQVPPEYDDGAMLLEATRAQGLEGIVSKRADSTYRPGQRTPHWLKFPHRHRGSFVVGGWRPQTGTSDRLAALLVGEPTPDGLMYRGRVGSGIGAKQSRLLAELLAPLTRTATPFADEVPRVDATGTTWVEPVVVVDVDTHGLGYARLRQPSYQGVRSDLAPDDLIGGTA comes from the coding sequence GTGCCCGACCTCCTGCCGATGCTCGCCTCCCCGGGCACCCACGTCCCGCCAGGGGAGGACTGGCGCCACGAGGTGAAGTGGGACGGCGTGCGCGCGCTGACGCGCGTCTCCGGCGGCGTCGTCACGATGACGAGCCGCAACGCCAACCGGATCACCGCGGCCTGGCCGGAGCTCGCCACCGCGCCAGCGGTCGGCGACGACACCGTCGTCGACGGCGAGATCATCGCGCTCAACGAGCGCGGCGTCCCCGACTTCCGCGTCCTGGCGGACCGCATGCACGTGCGCAAGCCCGCGACGGTCGCGCGGCTCGCGGAGCGGGTGCCGGCGACGTACATGGTCTTCGACCTGCTCCGCCTCGACGGCGAGGACCTGTGCGCGCTGCCCCTCGAGGAGCGCCGTGCGCGCCTCGCCCGCCTCGACCTGGCCCGGTCCGGGTGGCAGGTGCCGCCCGAGTACGACGACGGCGCGATGCTCCTGGAGGCCACCCGCGCGCAGGGGCTCGAGGGGATCGTCAGCAAGCGGGCCGACTCGACCTACCGGCCCGGGCAGCGGACACCGCACTGGCTGAAGTTCCCGCACCGCCACCGCGGCTCCTTCGTCGTCGGCGGCTGGCGGCCGCAGACCGGCACCAGCGACCGGCTCGCCGCGCTGCTGGTGGGGGAGCCGACGCCGGACGGACTGATGTACCGAGGGCGGGTCGGCAGCGGGATCGGCGCGAAGCAGTCACGCCTGCTCGCCGAGCTGCTGGCCCCGCTGACCCGGACGGCCACCCCGTTCGCCGACGAGGTGCCGCGCGTCGACGCCACGGGCACCACCTGGGTGGAGCCCGTCGTCGTGGTCGACGTCGACACGCACGGGCTCGGCTACGCACGACTGAGGCAGCCGTCGTACCAGGGTGTGCGCTCCGA